A portion of the Chloroflexota bacterium genome contains these proteins:
- a CDS encoding class I SAM-dependent methyltransferase — MADRYGLRFSSHSVQLKEITAEEAMYIQMFPLLNGPDLERNRSLRQKLAHPHVWEKFHRDHERLTIQVHEEQDLPPQPADWHVPTESTEQLKAAYPATLWGLQYVSIGSARILQAGSMAGHEPLLMRCLDPHRKIVVVDLLHECARTTRNAGLDSVVASLFALPMPTEYFDCVYNNNVMEHLYNDADMALREIHRVLKTGGLFSFVIPLEANESNPDLLFQMNNLSKSRNWWLVDPGHPWKTDLPDINFRLKETGFEDIRFAFRAQDLEAFRKRKHQAKPHRSWVLHLVEVAYLAFEESLIFHELESQTRRLFHFYRGMSYRLKIRSALRLRNRQAEMLQALVVARKKSASSTG; from the coding sequence ATGGCTGACCGATATGGACTCCGCTTTTCCAGTCACTCTGTACAATTGAAAGAAATCACTGCTGAAGAAGCTATGTACATTCAGATGTTTCCGCTACTGAATGGACCAGACCTTGAACGCAATCGCTCGCTTAGGCAGAAACTTGCACATCCACACGTCTGGGAGAAGTTTCATCGTGACCACGAGCGATTGACAATCCAAGTCCATGAGGAACAAGACCTACCACCTCAACCGGCAGATTGGCACGTCCCCACAGAATCAACCGAGCAACTGAAAGCGGCTTACCCGGCAACACTCTGGGGACTCCAATATGTTTCCATAGGTTCAGCGCGAATCTTGCAGGCGGGCTCGATGGCAGGACACGAGCCGTTGCTCATGCGCTGTCTTGATCCTCATCGAAAGATTGTTGTCGTAGATTTGCTGCATGAATGTGCGCGAACTACGCGCAACGCTGGTTTGGATTCGGTTGTTGCTTCGCTGTTCGCTCTACCAATGCCAACCGAATATTTTGACTGTGTTTACAACAACAACGTGATGGAACATCTTTATAACGACGCAGACATGGCGCTTCGTGAAATCCATCGTGTTCTGAAAACAGGCGGACTGTTTTCGTTCGTCATCCCACTCGAAGCAAATGAATCCAACCCCGATCTTCTTTTTCAAATGAACAATCTCAGCAAGAGTCGCAACTGGTGGTTGGTAGACCCTGGACACCCTTGGAAAACGGATTTGCCTGACATCAATTTCCGTCTGAAAGAGACTGGCTTTGAAGATATTCGGTTTGCGTTTCGCGCTCAAGACCTTGAAGCTTTCCGAAAACGAAAACACCAAGCCAAGCCGCATCGTTCTTGGGTGTTGCACTTGGTCGAAGTTGCATATTTGGCTTTTGAAGAGAGTCTGATATTTCACGAACTCGAATCGCAAACACGTCGGCTATTTCATTTTTATCGTGGTATGTCTTATCGCTTGAAAATTCGAAGTGCCTTGAGACTGCGCAATCGCCAAGCTGAAATGCTCCAAGCACTTGTGGTTGCCCGAAAAAAATCAGCGAGTTCAACCGGTTAA
- a CDS encoding oligosaccharide flippase family protein: MAPNDFGTFALAATLNLIVDIRVKLQLDQKYLRDRDEHPELFDTFFSLSFGLAGISFGLLGIAGVLAVGLGRADLAICLLVFGLLGLLEPYSTSIRLSIEKQVAFRAVSFIQLFASTSQFVASLGGALAGWGLWSLLFGQGVGALVTVMWYLKIAPRRPRWRLQRALACEFLAYGMKYGAVYAISLIVLTQFDNFIIGLFSGTFLLGFYDRAYRTSLWPTLLVSSALGRISLPTYAQLQDDPVRLGKAFSMVLWTVLTLTTPLALVLLVTAPDLVVTLYGAKWLPSVPILQVLAAFSMFRPLWDDMVSILVATRRPGQMARLVFIQACVLIALAVPLTWFWGAVGTAVSVGIAFLISAGFLLYFGKTVLQINLMQNAFKPLFNSALALILFLGFTRIVPLDSAPAWFRFFSFAGLILLFYASVSWVSSRRDIVDRTRYIYSLVRGN; encoded by the coding sequence TTGGCTCCAAATGATTTCGGCACATTTGCGTTGGCAGCAACCTTGAATCTTATTGTCGATATCCGGGTTAAGTTGCAGTTGGACCAAAAATACTTGCGTGATAGAGATGAGCACCCCGAACTTTTCGACACCTTCTTCAGCCTTAGTTTTGGTTTAGCCGGGATTTCATTCGGTTTATTAGGGATCGCCGGCGTTTTAGCAGTAGGGTTGGGGCGCGCTGATCTTGCGATTTGTTTGCTCGTCTTCGGGTTACTTGGTCTGCTTGAGCCGTACAGCACAAGCATACGCCTTTCGATTGAGAAACAAGTTGCTTTCCGCGCTGTATCCTTCATCCAATTGTTTGCTAGTACGAGTCAGTTTGTGGCATCACTGGGAGGCGCACTAGCCGGCTGGGGGCTGTGGAGTCTACTTTTCGGTCAAGGTGTTGGAGCATTGGTCACAGTCATGTGGTATCTGAAAATTGCTCCGCGCCGACCTCGATGGCGTCTCCAACGCGCTCTCGCGTGTGAGTTCTTGGCATACGGAATGAAATACGGCGCGGTCTATGCGATCTCGCTGATTGTTCTGACCCAGTTCGACAACTTTATCATCGGTTTGTTCAGCGGCACCTTCCTCCTGGGTTTCTACGATCGCGCGTATCGCACATCGCTGTGGCCCACATTGCTCGTGTCGTCCGCGCTCGGACGAATTTCGTTGCCGACGTACGCGCAGTTGCAGGACGATCCGGTGCGACTTGGCAAAGCATTCTCGATGGTCTTGTGGACCGTCCTGACCTTGACGACGCCATTAGCACTGGTCTTGCTCGTCACCGCACCCGATTTGGTTGTGACGCTGTACGGCGCGAAATGGCTGCCGAGCGTGCCGATTCTCCAAGTGCTCGCGGCATTTTCGATGTTTCGTCCATTGTGGGACGATATGGTTTCGATTCTCGTCGCGACGCGGCGTCCCGGTCAAATGGCGCGTCTCGTTTTCATTCAAGCGTGCGTGTTGATCGCGCTCGCGGTACCGCTCACCTGGTTCTGGGGCGCAGTGGGCACAGCCGTGAGTGTCGGAATTGCATTTCTCATCTCCGCCGGCTTTTTATTGTATTTTGGCAAAACCGTTTTGCAGATCAATTTGATGCAGAACGCATTCAAGCCCTTGTTCAACAGCGCGCTCGCGTTGATTCTATTCCTGGGTTTTACGCGAATCGTGCCGCTGGATTCCGCGCCCGCATGGTTTCGTTTCTTTTCGTTTGCCGGATTGATTTTGCTTTTCTATGCGTCGGTGAGCTGGGTGTCGAGTCGCCGTGACATCGTGGATCGCACGCGCTATATTTATTCTCTCGTGCGAGGGAATTGA
- a CDS encoding glycosyltransferase family 2 protein, translating to MRFSVVIPTFNRKDVLRQCLKSLQAQDHPDFEVLVVDGGNDGTDELLAREFPDFRYLRETRSGPSVARNLGIQHATGDIIAFTDDDNVAPPDWLARIADGYARHPEVSGVAGRCEPPEDVWRKNVLARQELWGTWYTYGLTPDRAEFVGGELDVPGATNNVSYRRAVLLQVGGFATTFTRHIAGEERELRERIYAQGYTRFLYVPVKVLHLRSYTWTGFFTQSLETALGVRRHLQRRARDAQPPDPTDRVNRGKIPGLRQAIAARDLKLIAVLIIERVVYSLGRILPERSVLELIAFISNLGSRK from the coding sequence ATGCGTTTCTCTGTCGTCATTCCGACCTTCAATCGCAAGGACGTTTTACGGCAATGCCTCAAATCGTTGCAAGCCCAAGACCATCCGGATTTCGAAGTGTTGGTTGTGGATGGCGGGAACGATGGCACGGACGAATTGCTCGCGCGCGAGTTTCCCGATTTTCGTTATCTGCGCGAAACACGTTCGGGTCCCTCGGTCGCGCGCAACCTGGGAATTCAACACGCGACCGGCGACATTATCGCGTTCACCGACGACGATAACGTCGCACCGCCGGATTGGCTCGCGCGCATTGCTGATGGATACGCGCGTCATCCCGAAGTGAGCGGGGTCGCCGGGAGATGCGAACCTCCCGAAGACGTGTGGCGCAAAAATGTTCTCGCGCGGCAAGAGTTGTGGGGGACCTGGTATACTTATGGACTGACGCCTGATCGCGCGGAATTTGTAGGCGGTGAGCTGGATGTTCCCGGCGCGACGAACAACGTCTCGTATCGGCGAGCGGTCCTGTTGCAAGTCGGCGGTTTCGCCACCACGTTCACGCGCCACATTGCCGGCGAAGAGCGCGAATTGCGTGAACGCATTTACGCGCAAGGATACACCCGTTTTCTGTACGTGCCAGTCAAGGTGCTTCACCTGCGTTCGTACACTTGGACAGGATTTTTCACGCAATCACTCGAAACCGCGCTCGGTGTCCGGCGTCATCTGCAGAGACGCGCGCGCGATGCCCAACCACCCGATCCAACCGATCGCGTGAATCGCGGCAAGATTCCCGGCTTGCGTCAAGCCATCGCGGCACGCGACCTCAAACTGATTGCAGTGCTGATCATCGAGCGCGTGGTATACTCGCTTGGGCGCATCCTGCCAGAGCGGAGCGTGCTCGAATTGATCGCATTCATTTCGAACCTGGGTTCGCGCAAATGA
- a CDS encoding class I SAM-dependent methyltransferase → MIPVEFSAMAQAIQELEPAILIADSVAGQRRVLNVGPSWGRDYYALTQRGHRVFNLDIALQTHLPQTILANVAHAIPFPDQTFNAVLLPEVLEHIWNDFDALREARRVLKDDGRLVVTIPFYSDAPEYHVRVHSGKTILRLLQANGFAPLDYVERGGLVSFPRLIHATRKLFRLVGRGDAFAHWVIRVDTWLGHRRLPLRRWLNGYGCVVVPRKDRAVDYTQLNATEFRHSREG, encoded by the coding sequence ATGATTCCCGTCGAATTTTCTGCGATGGCGCAAGCCATCCAAGAACTCGAACCGGCAATACTCATCGCCGACTCCGTCGCCGGTCAACGACGCGTGCTCAATGTTGGTCCATCCTGGGGACGCGATTATTATGCGTTGACCCAGCGCGGTCACCGAGTTTTCAATTTGGATATCGCGCTGCAAACCCATTTGCCGCAAACCATTCTCGCGAATGTCGCTCACGCGATTCCGTTTCCCGATCAGACCTTTAACGCGGTGCTCTTACCCGAAGTGCTCGAACACATTTGGAACGATTTCGACGCGTTGCGCGAGGCGCGACGCGTGCTCAAAGACGATGGACGACTCGTCGTGACGATTCCGTTTTACAGCGACGCGCCCGAATACCACGTGCGCGTTCATTCCGGCAAAACGATTCTGCGTCTCTTGCAAGCGAATGGCTTTGCGCCGCTCGATTATGTGGAACGCGGCGGTCTCGTGAGTTTCCCGCGCCTCATTCACGCGACGCGCAAACTGTTTCGCCTCGTCGGTCGAGGTGACGCCTTCGCGCACTGGGTTATCCGCGTGGACACGTGGCTGGGTCATCGGCGATTGCCGTTGCGTCGTTGGTTGAATGGGTACGGTTGCGTCGTCGTGCCGCGCAAAGATCGCGCAGTGGATTACACGCAACTCAACGCAACCGAATTCCGGCATTCGCGCGAAGGATGA
- a CDS encoding class I SAM-dependent methyltransferase: protein MEVSTITLEYVRCVLCEQDDAQIVLTAQDWLHNLPGEFRVVRCGQCGMVYLNPRPTRADMLRFYPADYAYAPDVTTQHQKESWRARLHRAILIRDYGYPLPQPALPRWSNPIVAAYHALYQTIALPILLWRPSGRLLDVGCGKGDYLAAQRDLGWQVVGVEINPHAVRHARDVLNLEILDSDLADAPLAENSFDATTMWWYLEHVPDPLQVLRHARRLIKPDGVLVIGVPNWDSVDVKIFRDAWYHLDVPRHQSFFTPTTLTAMLRRAGFQTISLRGSSWLNDPAQSVERWLAIRRNKRWTMPGLVRKLLTPLGWLAGRSNRGSVMYALAYPHADNG, encoded by the coding sequence ATGGAGGTCTCTACCATTACGCTCGAATATGTTCGGTGTGTTTTGTGCGAACAGGATGACGCACAAATCGTCTTGACCGCGCAGGACTGGCTTCACAATCTGCCCGGCGAATTTCGCGTCGTGCGTTGCGGGCAATGCGGAATGGTGTATCTAAATCCGCGTCCTACGCGCGCCGATATGTTGCGTTTCTATCCGGCGGATTACGCGTACGCGCCGGACGTGACAACCCAACACCAAAAGGAATCATGGCGCGCGCGCTTGCATCGCGCGATTCTCATTCGCGATTATGGCTATCCCTTGCCACAACCCGCGTTGCCACGATGGTCAAATCCAATCGTGGCGGCGTATCACGCGTTGTATCAAACCATCGCTTTGCCGATTTTGCTCTGGCGTCCCAGCGGACGTTTACTCGATGTGGGATGTGGCAAGGGCGATTATCTCGCCGCGCAACGAGATTTGGGATGGCAAGTGGTCGGAGTCGAGATCAATCCCCATGCGGTGCGGCACGCGCGCGATGTTTTGAACCTTGAGATTTTGGACAGCGACCTAGCTGATGCACCATTGGCGGAAAATTCTTTTGACGCGACTACCATGTGGTGGTACCTGGAACACGTTCCCGATCCGCTCCAAGTTTTGCGACACGCGCGGCGATTGATTAAGCCCGACGGGGTGTTGGTGATCGGCGTGCCGAACTGGGACAGCGTGGACGTGAAAATTTTCCGAGACGCATGGTATCATCTAGATGTTCCGCGTCACCAGTCGTTTTTCACGCCGACCACCTTGACCGCGATGCTTCGCCGCGCCGGTTTCCAAACGATCTCGTTGCGCGGCTCGTCGTGGTTGAACGATCCGGCGCAGAGTGTGGAGCGTTGGCTGGCGATTCGTCGCAACAAACGGTGGACGATGCCTGGGCTGGTTCGCAAGTTACTCACGCCCCTGGGTTGGCTTGCCGGGCGCTCCAATCGCGGCAGTGTGATGTACGCGCTCGCGTATCCTCACGCCGACAATGGTTAG
- a CDS encoding glycosyltransferase family 2 protein, with the protein MSTFLSIVILNYNTRELLARCLHSVERCVPDAQVIVVDNASTDDSAALVSETFSSVRLIANSNNRGFARGMNQGLSEFTAPFVFALNADTELTPTTLPPLLAAATQLPRAGILAPTQIASDGAPLASAFPDPTLISEMMRLIFFRDHLAARFHRGAWRVRTGDIPERVNWLMGAALLFRRECLQSVGGFDETQFMYGEDWDICYRARQNNWRVYLVPAARIIHHTNVAGKQAFGASRQARVLEANLHFHAKHFGDASRRALAFLYLIGGLLRLPWLGALYLAQPAHLGWQSQIEEVRVAWRALARVR; encoded by the coding sequence GTGTCCACATTCCTTTCGATTGTGATTTTGAACTATAACACGCGCGAACTGTTGGCGCGGTGTTTGCATTCAGTTGAACGTTGCGTGCCCGACGCGCAAGTAATCGTGGTAGACAACGCGTCTACCGACGATTCCGCCGCGTTGGTGAGCGAAACATTTTCGTCGGTTCGCCTGATTGCTAATTCAAACAATCGTGGTTTCGCGCGCGGCATGAATCAGGGCTTGAGTGAATTTACCGCGCCATTCGTTTTCGCCTTGAACGCAGATACCGAACTGACGCCAACAACCTTGCCGCCGCTTCTTGCCGCTGCCACACAATTGCCGCGCGCGGGCATCCTGGCTCCAACACAGATCGCGTCCGACGGCGCGCCGCTCGCCTCCGCGTTTCCTGATCCAACATTAATATCCGAGATGATGCGTCTGATTTTCTTTCGCGATCATCTAGCCGCGCGTTTTCATCGCGGCGCGTGGCGCGTCCGAACAGGTGACATTCCCGAACGCGTGAATTGGCTGATGGGCGCGGCATTGCTCTTTCGACGCGAGTGCCTGCAATCCGTCGGCGGATTCGACGAGACGCAGTTCATGTACGGCGAAGACTGGGACATTTGTTATCGCGCGCGTCAAAACAACTGGCGCGTTTATCTCGTCCCGGCTGCTCGAATCATTCATCACACGAATGTCGCGGGGAAACAAGCGTTCGGCGCGTCGCGTCAGGCGCGCGTGCTAGAAGCGAACTTGCACTTTCATGCCAAGCATTTTGGCGATGCGAGTCGCCGCGCGCTGGCGTTTCTGTATTTGATCGGCGGACTGTTGCGTTTACCCTGGCTCGGCGCGCTTTATCTCGCGCAACCGGCGCATCTGGGTTGGCAAAGTCAAATCGAAGAAGTGCGAGTGGCGTGGCGCGCGTTGGCGCGCGTCCGTTAA
- a CDS encoding glycosyltransferase family 4 protein gives MSRILIVGQSYITAESRKKLTHLASYHLDVALVVPTTWEHDSFGSYTFQPMSQDARIAIYAIPVRNNGRVFAFSYALAPLWRAIRKIQPDIFHVEQEPGSLSLLQFVVLRRLRPRAKLFAFTWENLFYRPSQPRRFLERIELAELDYLFAGSSGAAQVYRQKGYRGPLQVLPNVGIDPHHFAPHPADELRRALGLTNRFVVGYVGRLVSEKGCEDLLNAFAQLPQSCHLLFVGSGVLRDEIARRAAERRIETRVTFQPTVPHDHVADFLNVMDCLVLPSRTLPNKWSEQFGLVLAQAMACGVPVVGSDSGAIPEVIADAGLIFPEGDVNALRDCLARLRDDPGLRAELSAKGRARVLAHYTHEHIAEQTYAIYKELLAHK, from the coding sequence ATGTCGCGTATCCTCATCGTTGGTCAATCGTACATCACGGCGGAAAGCCGAAAGAAGTTGACGCATCTCGCGTCATACCATCTCGACGTGGCTTTGGTTGTGCCGACGACCTGGGAACATGACTCGTTCGGCAGCTACACGTTTCAACCGATGTCTCAGGATGCGCGCATCGCGATCTATGCCATCCCAGTGCGAAACAATGGACGCGTCTTTGCTTTTTCGTACGCGCTCGCGCCACTCTGGCGCGCCATCCGAAAAATCCAGCCGGATATTTTTCACGTCGAGCAAGAGCCGGGGAGTCTATCGCTGTTGCAGTTCGTTGTCCTGAGACGTCTGCGTCCGCGCGCGAAACTATTCGCATTTACTTGGGAGAATCTTTTCTACCGTCCATCACAACCCCGACGATTCTTGGAGCGAATCGAACTTGCCGAGTTGGATTATCTGTTCGCCGGCAGTTCCGGCGCGGCGCAAGTCTATCGCCAAAAGGGTTATCGCGGACCGCTCCAAGTATTGCCTAATGTCGGAATTGATCCGCATCATTTCGCGCCGCACCCCGCCGACGAGTTGCGCCGCGCGCTCGGGCTGACCAATCGTTTCGTCGTTGGTTATGTCGGGCGGCTTGTATCGGAGAAAGGATGCGAGGATTTGCTGAACGCGTTCGCCCAGTTACCCCAAAGTTGCCATTTGCTTTTCGTTGGCAGCGGCGTGCTGCGCGACGAGATTGCTCGACGCGCGGCTGAACGTAGGATTGAGACGCGTGTGACTTTTCAACCGACTGTACCGCATGATCATGTCGCGGATTTCCTGAATGTGATGGATTGCCTTGTGTTACCCTCGCGTACACTGCCAAACAAGTGGAGCGAGCAATTCGGGTTGGTGCTGGCACAGGCGATGGCATGCGGCGTACCAGTCGTTGGCTCGGATTCCGGCGCGATTCCCGAAGTGATCGCCGACGCCGGGTTGATTTTTCCGGAGGGCGATGTGAATGCATTGCGCGATTGTCTCGCGCGTTTGCGCGACGACCCAGGATTGCGCGCCGAGTTGAGCGCAAAAGGGCGCGCGCGTGTCTTGGCGCACTACACACACGAACACATCGCCGAACAAACCTATGCCATTTACAAGGAATTGCTCGCGCATAAATGA
- a CDS encoding glycosyltransferase, whose product MNLLLVDHAPFFGGAESFMLDLISALDRARFTPIIATDPSSPVLETFRATDAQVWTTPLPQINNSPVFFLRLLRAGMQLADIARVVRADVIHTFTARTHLIGAVAAPLSGVPLLWRIGDDTLPAGILTLFARTPRCIVAVSRWITTCYPRVHFDGLAPDGARPPLAISRADARAELGLRDDELVVAHVGRLVRWKGQDVFIRAMAQVAQTIPHARGIVVGAWHTEDARPGVLGGGESYANELRALAEQTRAPILFAGFVRDPGVAYAAADVVAHTSTLPEAFGRTIIEAMIAERPVVASNLGAPTEIVVPETGLLTPFGDATALADALARLLADANLRAEMGRAARAHAETHFSLDTMARAMERFYELTTNKRIR is encoded by the coding sequence ATGAATCTCCTCCTCGTTGACCACGCGCCCTTTTTCGGCGGCGCAGAATCGTTCATGCTCGATTTGATCTCCGCGCTCGACCGCGCGCGTTTCACGCCGATCATCGCGACCGATCCGTCGAGTCCGGTGCTGGAAACATTTCGCGCGACGGACGCGCAGGTGTGGACGACGCCTCTGCCACAGATCAACAACAGTCCGGTTTTTTTCTTGCGCCTGTTGCGCGCGGGGATGCAACTCGCCGACATCGCGCGCGTCGTGCGCGCGGATGTGATACACACGTTCACCGCGCGGACGCATCTCATCGGCGCGGTTGCCGCGCCATTGTCCGGCGTCCCGCTTTTGTGGCGCATCGGCGACGACACACTGCCCGCCGGAATTCTCACGCTGTTCGCGCGTACGCCGCGTTGCATCGTCGCCGTTTCGCGTTGGATTACCACCTGTTATCCGCGTGTCCACTTCGATGGACTTGCGCCGGACGGCGCGCGCCCGCCGCTCGCGATTTCGCGCGCCGACGCGCGCGCGGAACTAGGACTGCGCGACGATGAACTCGTCGTCGCGCACGTAGGACGTTTGGTGCGATGGAAAGGACAGGACGTGTTCATTCGCGCGATGGCTCAGGTCGCGCAAACGATTCCGCACGCGCGTGGCATCGTCGTCGGCGCGTGGCACACGGAGGATGCACGCCCCGGAGTACTTGGCGGCGGCGAATCATACGCGAACGAACTGCGTGCGCTCGCGGAACAAACTCGCGCGCCGATTTTATTCGCCGGGTTCGTGCGCGACCCAGGTGTCGCGTACGCGGCGGCGGACGTCGTCGCACACACGAGCACACTGCCCGAAGCATTCGGGCGCACGATTATCGAAGCGATGATCGCAGAGCGTCCGGTGGTCGCATCGAATCTCGGCGCGCCGACGGAAATCGTCGTGCCGGAAACTGGGTTGCTCACCCCGTTTGGCGATGCGACCGCACTCGCAGACGCGCTCGCGCGTTTGCTCGCCGATGCGAACCTGCGCGCCGAGATGGGACGCGCCGCGCGTGCACACGCAGAAACGCATTTCTCGCTCGACACGATGGCGCGCGCGATGGAACGATTCTACGAATTGACAACGAATAAACGAATTCGGTAA
- a CDS encoding glycosyltransferase family 4 protein, with translation MQITLDLSPVVHRKAGLGRYAAALAERLVTQDQSNAYTAFAHGGFEDATLPPALRALPRATIPLDVRPFRMGVWLAHALDIGMDRWFPRADVFHATEHLLPRFKNIKTVFTLHDLIFQFFPEYHLPLNRWFLTNAMPHFLRRADAIIAVSECTKRDAIRFYNLPPEKITVIHEAADPALRPVDDPALIANVCARYADNQPFLLFVSTIEPRKNIRAIVDALRVLREHGITHRLLIVGRKGWLYQPTFDHVSQTGMENAVLFLDFVPDADLRALYAACDTFVFPSLYEGFGLPPLEAMACGAPVIASNTSSLPEVLGDAALFVNPREVGEIANAIERVICDPALRDELRAKGFAQAARFSWERAARETLAVYRRVAGK, from the coding sequence ATGCAGATTACACTCGATCTTTCTCCCGTCGTTCATCGCAAAGCCGGTCTGGGTCGGTACGCCGCCGCGCTCGCCGAACGACTCGTGACCCAGGATCAGTCGAACGCGTACACCGCGTTCGCGCATGGTGGTTTCGAGGACGCGACGTTGCCGCCGGCATTGCGCGCGCTGCCACGCGCGACGATCCCGCTCGACGTGCGTCCGTTTCGAATGGGTGTGTGGCTCGCGCACGCGCTCGACATCGGAATGGATCGCTGGTTTCCACGCGCGGATGTGTTCCACGCGACGGAGCACCTGTTGCCGCGATTCAAAAATATCAAAACGGTTTTTACGCTCCACGATTTGATTTTCCAATTTTTTCCAGAGTATCATCTTCCGCTCAATCGCTGGTTTCTCACGAACGCGATGCCGCATTTTTTGCGTCGCGCCGACGCGATCATTGCGGTTTCCGAATGCACCAAGCGCGATGCGATTCGTTTTTACAACCTGCCGCCGGAAAAAATCACGGTGATTCACGAAGCCGCCGATCCCGCACTCCGACCGGTAGACGATCCCGCGCTCATCGCGAATGTGTGCGCGCGGTACGCGGATAATCAACCATTCTTGTTGTTTGTCAGTACGATTGAACCGCGCAAGAACATTCGCGCGATTGTGGATGCGCTGCGGGTGTTGCGCGAACACGGAATCACACATCGTCTTCTCATCGTCGGACGGAAGGGCTGGCTGTATCAGCCGACGTTCGATCACGTTTCGCAAACGGGAATGGAGAACGCGGTGTTGTTTCTCGATTTCGTTCCCGACGCCGATTTGCGCGCGCTCTATGCCGCGTGCGATACGTTCGTGTTTCCGTCGCTCTACGAGGGATTCGGCTTGCCGCCGCTCGAAGCAATGGCGTGCGGCGCGCCGGTGATCGCGTCGAACACAAGCAGTCTTCCCGAAGTTCTCGGCGACGCGGCGCTATTCGTCAATCCGCGTGAGGTCGGCGAAATCGCAAATGCAATTGAGCGCGTGATTTGTGACCCAGCGTTGCGCGACGAATTACGCGCGAAAGGATTCGCGCAAGCCGCAAGATTTTCCTGGGAACGCGCCGCGCGCGAAACGCTCGCGGTTTATCGTCGGGTTGCCGGCAAATAA
- a CDS encoding glycosyltransferase family 4 protein, whose product MNQPFAIRHSPFAMDGRYIQDHFPGIGRYTFNLIDALARIAPEERFVVLHNPTLKNTRHDITVLAHHPNIELRRVDTPTFSFREQFPIRHSHFAILHSPYIIKPYFLRIPSIVTIFDLIPLFFPNDLPNARVRIVFRLALTLATRTATRILAPSNSTRDDLVARLRVPRERIAVTPLAADARFAPQPKSEIARVREKYDLPARFILSVGINKPHKNHAVLIEAFDKFVIRNSKFEIGLVIAGAWDARYAEQSKIENRKSKIYRLPDVADADLPALYAACDAFVFPSLYEGFGLPPLEAMACGAPVICSNASSLPEVVGDAALMFEPRDVNALSAHLARVLDDAALRDELRGKSLARAQQFSWERCAHETLAVYGEVIAHHTSRHSTFDIRYSQ is encoded by the coding sequence ATGAATCAGCCATTCGCCATTCGCCATTCGCCATTCGCGATGGACGGTCGTTACATCCAAGACCACTTTCCCGGCATTGGGCGGTACACATTCAACCTGATTGACGCGCTCGCGCGTATCGCGCCGGAAGAACGCTTTGTAGTTTTGCACAACCCCACGTTGAAAAACACGCGTCACGACATCACCGTGCTCGCGCACCACCCAAACATCGAATTGCGCCGCGTGGACACGCCGACTTTTTCTTTCCGCGAGCAATTCCCCATTCGCCATTCGCACTTCGCCATTTTGCATTCCCCCTACATCATCAAACCCTATTTTCTCCGCATCCCCTCCATCGTCACGATTTTCGATTTGATCCCACTGTTCTTTCCGAACGATTTGCCAAACGCGCGCGTGCGAATCGTGTTTCGTCTCGCGTTGACGCTCGCTACGCGCACCGCGACGCGCATCCTCGCGCCGTCCAACTCGACGCGCGATGATTTGGTCGCGCGCCTGCGCGTGCCACGCGAAAGAATCGCGGTGACACCGCTCGCCGCCGACGCGCGATTCGCGCCGCAACCCAAATCCGAAATCGCGCGCGTGCGTGAGAAATACGATCTGCCCGCGCGATTCATTTTGAGTGTCGGCATCAACAAGCCGCACAAGAATCATGCGGTACTGATCGAAGCGTTTGATAAATTCGTAATTCGAAATTCGAAATTCGAAATTGGGTTGGTGATCGCAGGTGCATGGGATGCGCGGTACGCCGAGCAATCGAAAATCGAAAATCGAAAATCGAAAATTTACAGATTGCCTGATGTTGCCGACGCCGATCTCCCCGCGCTCTACGCCGCGTGCGATGCGTTCGTGTTCCCGTCGTTGTACGAGGGATTCGGTTTGCCGCCGCTCGAAGCGATGGCGTGCGGCGCGCCGGTAATTTGCTCGAACGCGTCATCACTGCCCGAAGTCGTCGGCGACGCCGCGTTGATGTTCGAGCCGCGCGACGTGAATGCGCTGTCCGCGCATCTCGCGCGAGTGCTGGACGACGCCGCGTTGCGCGACGAGTTGCGCGGCAAATCGCTTGCGCGCGCCCAACAATTTTCCTGGGAACGCTGTGCCCATGAAACTCTCGCCGTCTATGGCGAGGTCATCGCGCATCACACATCACGCCATTCGACATTCGACATTCGCTATTCGCAATGA